A part of Pantoea vagans genomic DNA contains:
- a CDS encoding MFS transporter produces the protein MFKNLRWTLVLLLFLVYMINYLDRVALSLTVPLVEKDLAINAEQFGMIFGSFFFGYALFNFVGGLATDRYGPKIVLAVAVGAWSIFCGMTALATGFWSLLILRVLFGMAEGPICSSANKAINGWFPKKQAATAMGLLSAGSPLGGAVAGPIIGYLALAYGWRPAFVIVCCIGLVWMAFWLFFAADNPAKSKLVTEKERLLIDRLKATSPNDEVDLSETPHPFGYYLRQPIILVTAFAFFCYNYILFFFLSWFPAYLVQAHGLDIKSMSITTMIPWIVGFVGLALGGWISDRIFNITGKLLLSRKIVLVVSLLAAAICVALAGTIKEVVPAVMMMSVSIFFLYITGAIYWAIIQDVVHKSRIGSISGFIHLVGSLSGIIGPIVTGFIVQHTGKFDSAFILAGCVAALGAFLVLFVIRSPKPEDKPVSV, from the coding sequence ATGTTCAAGAATCTGCGCTGGACCCTCGTTTTGCTGCTGTTCCTGGTTTACATGATCAATTACCTCGATCGTGTTGCCCTGTCCCTGACCGTACCGCTGGTTGAGAAAGATCTGGCGATTAATGCTGAGCAGTTCGGCATGATCTTCGGCAGTTTCTTCTTCGGCTACGCCCTGTTTAACTTTGTCGGTGGCCTCGCCACTGACCGCTATGGCCCCAAAATCGTGCTGGCCGTGGCCGTGGGTGCCTGGTCCATTTTCTGCGGTATGACCGCGCTGGCTACCGGCTTCTGGTCGCTGCTGATCCTGCGAGTGCTGTTCGGCATGGCTGAAGGCCCGATCTGCTCTTCGGCTAACAAAGCGATTAACGGCTGGTTCCCGAAAAAGCAGGCCGCCACGGCGATGGGCTTACTGAGTGCCGGATCACCGCTGGGCGGCGCGGTAGCCGGTCCAATCATCGGCTATCTGGCGCTGGCCTACGGCTGGCGTCCGGCCTTTGTGATCGTCTGCTGTATCGGTCTGGTATGGATGGCGTTCTGGCTCTTCTTTGCCGCTGATAATCCGGCGAAGAGCAAACTTGTCACCGAAAAAGAGCGCCTGCTGATCGATCGCCTGAAAGCCACCAGCCCGAATGACGAGGTCGACCTGTCTGAAACGCCGCATCCGTTTGGTTACTACCTGCGCCAGCCGATTATCCTGGTCACGGCGTTTGCCTTCTTCTGCTACAACTACATTCTGTTCTTCTTCCTGAGCTGGTTCCCGGCTTATCTGGTGCAGGCGCACGGCCTGGATATCAAATCGATGAGCATCACCACCATGATCCCATGGATCGTCGGTTTCGTTGGCCTGGCGCTGGGTGGCTGGATCTCTGACAGAATCTTTAATATCACCGGCAAACTGTTGTTGTCCCGCAAAATTGTGCTGGTGGTCTCACTGCTGGCAGCCGCAATTTGTGTGGCACTGGCGGGTACGATAAAAGAGGTGGTTCCGGCCGTGATGATGATGTCGGTGTCCATTTTCTTTCTCTACATCACCGGCGCGATCTACTGGGCGATTATTCAGGATGTGGTGCACAAGAGCCGTATTGGCAGCATCAGCGGTTTTATCCATCTGGTGGGGAGCCTCTCCGGCATCATCGGGCCGATCGTCACCGGCTTTATTGTTCAGCACACCGGTAAGTTCGATAGCGCCTTTATCCTGGCGGGTTGTGTCGCCGCGCTGGGGGCTTTCCTGGTGCTGTTCGTGATTCGCAGTCCAAAACCTGAAGATAAACCGGTTTCGGTCTGA
- a CDS encoding Zn-dependent oxidoreductase: MKSVVIEQPGELVVAERPLLQPAAGEVRVKVAYASICGSDVHIWHGHNPFAKYPRVIGHEFFGVIDAVGDGVDAARLGQRVAVDPVVSCGHCYPCSVGRPNVCTTLQVIGVHRDGGFSEYALAPAKNAWHLPDAIPDKLASLVEPFTIAANITAFIKPQPDDVALIYGAGPMGLTAIQVLKGVYQVKKVMVVDRLPERLALAEQSGADQLFDNSEIPLAAQLEGVQPTLIIDAACHPAILAEAAALASPAARIGLLGFSGEPCSITQQSLTSKELSLFTSRLNSNRFPHVIEWMEKGLIQPEKLVTHYFPLQEIERAMTLFEKDPRTCCKVILQMG, from the coding sequence ATGAAAAGCGTAGTAATTGAACAGCCAGGTGAACTGGTGGTTGCTGAACGTCCACTGCTACAACCCGCGGCGGGCGAAGTCCGGGTTAAAGTGGCCTATGCCAGCATCTGTGGCTCTGACGTGCATATCTGGCACGGTCATAACCCGTTCGCGAAATATCCGCGAGTGATTGGTCATGAATTTTTTGGCGTGATCGATGCGGTGGGTGACGGTGTCGACGCGGCACGACTGGGCCAGCGCGTCGCAGTCGATCCGGTGGTAAGCTGCGGTCACTGCTATCCCTGCTCGGTGGGCCGTCCGAATGTCTGTACCACCCTGCAGGTAATTGGTGTGCACCGCGACGGCGGCTTCAGCGAGTATGCGCTGGCCCCGGCTAAAAATGCCTGGCACCTGCCGGACGCGATTCCCGATAAGCTCGCCAGCCTGGTCGAGCCTTTCACTATCGCAGCCAACATCACGGCGTTTATCAAGCCGCAGCCGGATGATGTGGCGCTGATTTATGGTGCCGGTCCGATGGGGCTCACTGCCATTCAGGTGCTGAAGGGCGTCTATCAGGTGAAAAAGGTGATGGTCGTGGATCGCCTGCCGGAACGTCTGGCGCTGGCTGAGCAGAGTGGTGCCGATCAGCTGTTTGATAACAGCGAAATCCCGTTAGCGGCTCAGCTTGAAGGCGTGCAGCCCACGCTGATTATCGACGCGGCCTGCCATCCCGCCATTCTGGCAGAAGCGGCCGCTCTGGCCTCACCGGCCGCGCGCATCGGTCTGCTGGGCTTCTCCGGCGAACCGTGCAGCATTACCCAGCAAAGCCTGACCAGCAAAGAGCTGTCGCTGTTTACCTCACGTCTTAACAGCAACCGCTTCCCGCATGTAATTGAATGGATGGAAAAGGGGTTAATCCAGCCAGAGAAGCTGGTCACCCACTACTTCCCGCTGCAGGAGATTGAACGCGCGATGACCCTGTTCGAAAAAGATCCGCGCACCTGCTGCAAAGTGATCCTTCAGATGGGTTAA